One segment of Cloacibacillus sp. DNA contains the following:
- a CDS encoding radical SAM protein, with the protein MPWALFYPADYSIGSANLGFHYVFQTLRRLGAAAERFFAAPFPYRSVDFDTMLERFSVITASIAYEGDIPVFYKWLADGGVPLSAAARENGAFPVVGMGGALTYINPLAASGVCDFIILGDGLDALPHVADCLRRYERGACTRRGLWENLAENPNVFVPPLDVADGGLARPLAVSRTLDLNGAYPMHSAWMTPRGAFGKSLLLELQRGCARSCSYCTLPRCFGRMRFRGYELIKNALDEITGRFDVPQAGLVTPEAGDYPFLPRLIDDLLDKNIGVSFASLRLDRLNKKMIEALAGSGRKSITVAPETGGEELRFACGKKFTDDLIIEKLSLAKELGIDKVKMYFMIGLPGETDEDITKMTELCRRAIAETGQSLTLSVNPFIPKPGTPWEGEIFAGKQTIRQKYEKIKKEMRTIGKRTPQLRLTGIKEAETEFNLAWYGFAESAALAENIENDVFALPQSERTRTMDELSRFS; encoded by the coding sequence TTGCCTTGGGCGCTCTTTTATCCTGCGGATTATTCCATTGGCTCCGCAAATCTCGGCTTCCATTATGTTTTTCAGACGCTTCGGCGTCTGGGAGCCGCCGCTGAACGCTTTTTCGCGGCGCCTTTCCCATACCGTTCCGTTGATTTCGACACAATGCTGGAGCGCTTTTCCGTCATCACCGCAAGCATAGCCTACGAGGGCGACATACCGGTATTTTATAAATGGCTTGCGGACGGCGGCGTGCCGCTTTCGGCAGCGGCGCGTGAAAACGGAGCTTTTCCCGTAGTCGGCATGGGCGGCGCGCTCACCTATATAAACCCGCTTGCCGCATCGGGCGTCTGCGACTTCATCATTCTTGGCGACGGCCTTGACGCGCTGCCTCACGTGGCCGATTGTCTGCGAAGATACGAGCGGGGCGCCTGCACGAGGCGCGGCCTGTGGGAGAATCTAGCCGAAAATCCAAACGTCTTTGTGCCTCCTCTTGATGTCGCGGACGGAGGCCTCGCGCGCCCCCTTGCCGTATCGCGCACGCTTGACCTAAACGGCGCCTATCCGATGCACAGCGCGTGGATGACGCCTCGCGGGGCCTTCGGCAAATCGCTTTTGCTGGAGCTCCAAAGGGGCTGCGCGCGCTCGTGCAGCTACTGCACACTGCCCAGATGTTTCGGCCGTATGCGTTTTCGCGGATACGAACTTATCAAAAACGCGCTTGATGAGATAACGGGGCGCTTTGACGTGCCCCAGGCCGGCCTAGTGACGCCGGAGGCGGGCGACTATCCGTTTTTGCCGCGTCTCATCGACGATCTTCTTGATAAAAATATCGGAGTTTCTTTTGCTTCGCTCCGGCTTGACAGGCTCAACAAAAAAATGATAGAGGCGCTTGCAGGAAGCGGCAGAAAAAGCATCACGGTAGCGCCGGAGACGGGCGGAGAAGAGCTTCGCTTTGCCTGCGGCAAAAAATTCACAGACGACCTTATAATCGAAAAATTGTCTCTCGCAAAGGAACTTGGAATTGACAAGGTGAAAATGTATTTCATGATAGGCCTTCCCGGCGAGACTGACGAGGATATAACAAAGATGACGGAGCTTTGCCGCCGCGCAATAGCTGAAACGGGACAAAGCCTGACGCTCTCCGTCAATCCGTTCATACCAAAGCCCGGCACTCCGTGGGAAGGCGAGATTTTCGCAGGAAAACAGACAATACGGCAAAAATATGAGAAAATAAAAAAAGAGATGCGCACCATCGGCAAACGGACGCCGCAGCTTCGGCTGACAGGGATAAAAGAGGCCGAGACTGAATTTAATCTCGCGTGGTACGGCTTTGCGGAAAGCGCGGCGCTTGCGGAAAATATCGAAAACGACGTTTTTGCGCTGCCTCAGTCGGAACGAACGCGGACGATGGACGAACTGAGCCGTTTTTCATAG
- the murB gene encoding UDP-N-acetylmuramate dehydrogenase, whose protein sequence is MSQTLRIRDYPLRELNSWGCGGRCLWFAAPASADEAAGLIRSSANDGTQLFVLGGGSNVLVQEGQIEAGVLSSSNLADVTAEAGDGCVYVQTGAGFSVKALLALSFANGWGGTEFLTGIPGTVGGALFGNAGADGRSFAPSVESITAVTEDGEVRKWERGELEWRYRNSPWKRPPLFITGATFRFPLEDKQNIIKNIRHFAKLKKGQPIGAMTAGCVFKNPAGNAAGALLDSCGCKELFVGEARVCPSHANFIENRGGAKADDIFKLAELCRARVYDRYGIRLEYEIKIIGEFPAL, encoded by the coding sequence ATGTCACAAACGCTTCGCATCCGCGATTATCCATTGAGGGAGCTTAACAGCTGGGGCTGCGGCGGCCGCTGCCTCTGGTTCGCCGCGCCCGCGTCCGCGGACGAGGCGGCTGGGCTCATACGTTCCTCCGCAAATGACGGAACGCAGCTGTTCGTCCTTGGCGGCGGTTCCAACGTGCTTGTGCAGGAGGGGCAGATAGAGGCTGGAGTGCTTTCTTCCTCAAATCTTGCCGACGTAACGGCGGAGGCGGGGGACGGCTGCGTATACGTGCAGACAGGCGCCGGTTTTTCCGTAAAGGCGCTGCTAGCCTTGTCGTTTGCAAACGGCTGGGGCGGCACGGAATTTCTTACCGGCATCCCGGGCACGGTGGGCGGCGCGCTCTTTGGCAACGCTGGAGCTGACGGCCGCAGCTTCGCGCCCTCCGTAGAAAGCATAACGGCGGTCACGGAGGACGGAGAGGTTCGGAAATGGGAGCGCGGCGAACTTGAGTGGCGCTACAGAAATTCTCCGTGGAAACGCCCTCCGCTTTTTATAACCGGCGCGACTTTTCGTTTTCCTCTTGAGGATAAACAAAATATTATCAAGAATATAAGACATTTTGCAAAACTTAAAAAAGGTCAGCCGATAGGGGCTATGACCGCGGGCTGCGTCTTTAAAAATCCCGCGGGAAACGCCGCGGGCGCGCTGCTTGACTCGTGCGGGTGCAAGGAACTTTTCGTAGGCGAGGCGCGCGTCTGCCCCAGCCACGCGAATTTTATAGAAAACCGCGGCGGAGCGAAGGCGGACGACATCTTCAAACTGGCCGAGCTGTGCCGCGCGCGCGTCTATGACAGATATGGAATAAGGCTTGAATATGAAATTAAGATCATTGGCGAGTTTCCGGCGCTATAG
- a CDS encoding SPOR domain-containing protein: MILPLAAIMALALLYLSVKLFFFAPSEIAMNVTNEATTAEAPAPQHSFEHPAEDIDEADAAVVTPKKRTAATTTVEKPIQKSQNNDKKDKKEDRVQKETPKPAANAGVKTEVKVLRVKKEESKSAVKKETAQKESVQQKIPRTTAKNTVQIKEPAKLQERWDVQIGGFAEKAGAELTIKQAKEGGFAAYVVQDVRDGKPFYKVRVKGAEDKTEAAVTAARLSAAGFPVYIIAVKR, translated from the coding sequence ATGATTCTGCCCCTTGCGGCCATTATGGCGCTTGCGCTGCTGTACCTGAGCGTCAAGTTGTTTTTCTTCGCCCCTTCCGAAATCGCAATGAACGTCACAAACGAGGCAACTACGGCAGAAGCGCCTGCGCCGCAGCACTCCTTCGAGCACCCCGCCGAGGATATCGACGAGGCTGACGCCGCAGTCGTCACCCCCAAAAAAAGAACCGCGGCAACAACGACGGTGGAAAAGCCCATCCAAAAATCCCAGAACAATGATAAAAAAGATAAAAAAGAGGACAGAGTGCAAAAAGAGACGCCAAAGCCCGCAGCAAACGCCGGCGTTAAAACAGAGGTCAAGGTTTTGCGCGTAAAAAAAGAAGAGAGCAAGAGTGCCGTTAAAAAAGAAACGGCGCAAAAAGAAAGCGTACAGCAGAAAATTCCGCGCACAACGGCAAAAAATACCGTCCAAATAAAAGAACCGGCAAAGTTACAAGAGCGCTGGGACGTACAGATAGGCGGATTTGCCGAAAAGGCCGGCGCGGAACTTACGATAAAACAGGCCAAAGAGGGCGGTTTTGCCGCCTATGTGGTTCAGGACGTGCGCGACGGCAAGCCGTTTTACAAAGTGAGGGTGAAGGGCGCGGAGGATAAAACCGAGGCGGCCGTCACTGCGGCAAGGCTCTCCGCCGCGGGTTTTCCCGTATACATCATTGCGGTGAAACGTTAA
- the ftsA gene encoding cell division protein FtsA gives MFKKQAAYQQNREPDLLVGLDLGTSKVTVVVAERELDGEEAQVIGVGQAPSNGIRKGLIVNLDQAVRSVRQAISDAQNMVGQDLNEVTVAFGGGEVTSIRSKGMVSLGRTPRSVMRLDIERVIDAAQADVVVPTNQSILHTIPVEYSLDGNVGIDDPLGMNAMRLDIELQSIIVPTATIQNVLNCVNRAGLEVTSLVIKPLAAALGVLSPEDALAGAVVIDIGGGTTGIAVFADGRPKHLGLLPVGGDHITNDLGSVLRLPLNKAEEIKRSVSLKHDFEQGETMDFTHKTRDYSIAKEDLYEIVKCRLEELAEVLIRPEIKAAKISLLPGGILLTGGVSKTDGIDDFVVDMMDLPARAVMPLDANRMPPGRNTQEYASAAGIIKYILERERDPFRYLDNPMIGKNEQPKSSPVYVPPLSGTPMSGKEKDGPSFSPVDAFKKLFGDLF, from the coding sequence TTGTTTAAAAAGCAAGCGGCTTATCAGCAAAATAGAGAACCTGATCTGCTCGTCGGCCTTGATCTTGGAACCAGTAAGGTTACAGTGGTGGTAGCGGAACGTGAACTTGACGGAGAAGAAGCGCAGGTCATCGGAGTTGGACAGGCGCCGTCAAACGGAATAAGAAAAGGCCTTATCGTAAATCTCGACCAGGCCGTAAGGTCGGTGCGTCAGGCGATAAGCGACGCGCAGAACATGGTCGGGCAGGATTTGAACGAAGTCACCGTAGCCTTCGGCGGCGGCGAAGTGACGAGCATCCGTTCAAAGGGCATGGTCTCTCTTGGACGCACGCCGCGCTCGGTCATGCGCCTTGACATCGAACGCGTCATAGACGCGGCGCAGGCTGACGTCGTGGTGCCGACCAATCAAAGCATACTGCACACCATTCCAGTCGAATATTCGCTTGACGGAAACGTCGGCATCGACGACCCCCTCGGAATGAACGCTATGCGCCTCGACATCGAACTACAGTCGATAATAGTCCCCACTGCCACAATCCAAAACGTACTGAACTGCGTCAATCGCGCGGGCCTTGAAGTGACGAGCCTCGTCATCAAACCGCTCGCCGCGGCCCTTGGAGTGCTCTCGCCAGAGGACGCGCTGGCGGGCGCCGTCGTCATCGATATAGGCGGAGGCACCACTGGCATAGCGGTCTTTGCGGACGGACGCCCAAAACATCTGGGCCTGCTTCCAGTTGGCGGCGACCATATCACAAACGACCTTGGCAGCGTTCTGCGCCTGCCCCTCAACAAGGCGGAGGAGATAAAGCGCTCCGTCTCATTGAAGCATGACTTTGAACAGGGCGAGACGATGGACTTCACGCACAAGACGCGCGACTACAGCATCGCTAAAGAAGATCTGTACGAGATCGTCAAATGCCGTCTTGAAGAGCTGGCTGAGGTGCTGATACGGCCCGAGATAAAAGCGGCGAAGATTTCCCTTCTGCCCGGCGGCATTTTGCTCACGGGCGGCGTCTCAAAGACCGACGGCATAGATGACTTCGTCGTAGATATGATGGACCTTCCGGCAAGGGCGGTGATGCCGCTTGACGCGAACAGAATGCCTCCCGGCCGCAACACGCAGGAATACGCCTCGGCCGCCGGCATCATCAAATACATATTGGAGCGCGAACGCGACCCCTTCCGCTATCTCGACAATCCGATGATAGGAAAGAACGAACAGCCGAAGTCCTCACCGGTCTACGTGCCGCCGCTTTCCGGCACGCCGATGTCCGGCAAGGAGAAGGACGGCCCAAGCTTCAGTCCCGTCGACGCGTTTAAAAAACTCTTTGGCGACCTCTTTTAG
- the ftsZ gene encoding cell division protein FtsZ: MSEIFQLDKANFPTREVIKVVGVGGAGNNALNHIIRGGVSGVEFIAANTDIAHLELSEAPCRIILGKELTKGLGAGSNPEIGCKSAMESREELRAVVDGADMIFVAAGMGGGTGTGAAPVIAGIAKEAGALVVAVVTVPFTFEGRRRIKQAEAGVLQLKDKVDALIIIPNDRLLGISDKKTSVNDAFRMADGVLHQAVQGVTDLIKRPGLVNVDFADVKTIMSNAGTAIMGIGEGFGEKRAATAAFNAINSPLMDSRMTGAKGILFNITGGASVGIHEINEAISIITEAADEDAFIIWGHVFDPEMEDSIQITVIATGFDDDIDAQAQVEEFVEAPATRRQPAPKSASNGVTTQGLDLAAVKTLNNYTAAKSAAAETRKEPQENADGVVTKQAEAPQKTTPITQPAGIDEDLFKQSGAPTDQYDIPAYLRRRQKS; this comes from the coding sequence ATGTCAGAAATTTTTCAGCTTGATAAAGCGAACTTCCCGACGAGGGAAGTGATAAAGGTAGTAGGCGTCGGCGGAGCCGGCAACAACGCGCTCAACCATATAATCCGCGGAGGCGTATCCGGCGTCGAGTTTATAGCGGCAAACACGGATATAGCGCATCTGGAGCTTTCTGAGGCGCCTTGCCGCATCATACTGGGCAAAGAGCTGACGAAGGGCCTGGGCGCCGGCTCAAACCCCGAGATAGGCTGCAAGTCGGCGATGGAGTCGCGCGAGGAACTTCGCGCCGTAGTCGACGGCGCAGACATGATCTTCGTAGCCGCGGGCATGGGCGGCGGGACTGGCACTGGAGCTGCGCCCGTAATAGCCGGCATCGCAAAAGAGGCGGGCGCGCTTGTCGTGGCCGTCGTCACAGTCCCCTTCACCTTCGAGGGGCGCAGGAGGATCAAGCAGGCTGAGGCGGGCGTCCTCCAGCTCAAAGACAAGGTGGACGCGCTCATCATAATACCAAACGACAGGCTGCTGGGCATCTCCGATAAGAAAACCTCCGTCAACGACGCGTTCAGGATGGCGGACGGAGTGCTGCATCAGGCTGTGCAGGGCGTCACCGACCTCATCAAACGCCCCGGCCTCGTGAACGTGGACTTCGCGGACGTCAAGACTATAATGTCAAACGCCGGCACCGCCATCATGGGCATAGGCGAGGGCTTTGGCGAAAAACGCGCGGCCACAGCCGCCTTCAACGCCATAAACAGCCCGCTCATGGACAGCAGGATGACGGGCGCAAAGGGCATCCTCTTCAACATCACGGGAGGCGCGAGCGTCGGCATCCATGAGATAAACGAAGCTATAAGCATAATAACAGAAGCGGCCGACGAAGACGCCTTCATCATCTGGGGCCACGTCTTTGACCCCGAGATGGAAGATTCCATCCAGATAACAGTAATCGCAACCGGATTTGACGACGACATCGACGCCCAAGCGCAGGTGGAAGAGTTCGTGGAAGCCCCGGCGACGCGCAGACAGCCAGCCCCAAAAAGCGCCTCAAACGGCGTCACCACTCAGGGACTCGACCTCGCCGCGGTAAAAACTCTGAATAACTACACCGCAGCCAAATCGGCGGCGGCCGAAACGCGTAAAGAGCCGCAGGAAAACGCCGACGGCGTCGTCACGAAACAGGCTGAAGCGCCGCAGAAGACGACGCCCATCACACAGCCCGCGGGAATAGACGAAGACCTTTTCAAACAAAGCGGCGCGCCTACGGATCAGTACGACATCCCAGCCTACCTCAGACGGAGGCAGAAATCCTGA